Genomic segment of Pochonia chlamydosporia 170 chromosome 1, whole genome shotgun sequence:
CGCAAACGGCGCAAACAGCCAGTCTCGAACAAGCCGTCTCGACTTTTCTGGAAGTAGGGGTTCGAGGCCCAGCCTCGTAGCCAGACTTTCATCCGTAAGGTAGATAAAGACGCATACGAGCACTCTCCACTCTTGCCTGCGTTTGTCGGATTCCGACTGTGGGATCGACGAGTTGGAGTTGTCCGGGTCGAAACACCCCCTTTCATGACCGAGTGCAATGGCATTCGATAGCAAGGTCCTGCGGAGCATCAGCTAGCCTTATTCCAATGGTTGTACACAATCGCCATGCAAGGTCGGAGCGTACCAGGACATGTTATTGCTCCGATATGCTGGAGACAAAATGTTGAGCTTTTCCAGTGCGGACGCCATGCCGTACCGCTGCTGCGCATTCTGCACGTCTATATGCTCCCTCTCGCTGGTTGAATCCACCAATTCGCCCTCTGCGTCTGTGAAATCCTCTGGAAAATTAATCGCCTTTACGTGCCAATCGATCAATAGCAACATGCTCGCTATTGCGCCCATTGACCTCGTACTCATGGATCCCCACATGACGGATTGCAAATACTTTTGCAATATCCTCCACGACTGCCAGTGAAGTCGTTCCGAGCGTATTTGAGCATGAGCTCCTGAAAATACGGCATACCTCGAGGAAATCGTAATAAGACATATACTAAGAAGAGGTTCCTCCACTATCAACCTATGATAGTTGCGAGGGTTCTTGTAGTATCTCGGAATAATAGGCTTCAGCGGCCACAGCTTCTCAAAAAAGAAGTCCAGATATTTGACAGCTTCCGGTTTTGACAATAAGTCCTTCTTGATCAGTATGAAGCTATTCCAAATCTTTTGTTCGTTGCTTGGCTCTCCATCCTGTTGCGTTGAATCCCCTTTCAACGAGCTTGACAATCCAACTAATCGAGGCGTAGTTCCAGAAGAAGCATTCAGATCACTCGCCTCTTGGGTACTCGTCGCCGCAAACGTCAACAGATCAAGCGCATCCGCAGCGTTGTGCAGTTGCGCCGAAACCACTCTCGTCCTGGCATCTAGTACAGGAGACCGAGTCGGAGACTCCAAACCCTGACTTCGCCCAGGCGAACCCTCTACGCGCTCAGTCGCTCCTAACCCCCTAATCTGTGAAGCGTTCAATTGACGAAGATTATATGCAGGAGAAGTTACCGACGGGTTGTCATGGGTGCTCTCCGGGGAAGGGCCCTGCCTCGCCTGCGACAGCGAAGGAAGCAAGCGTAGCGAATTCCTCTTCGCCTGGCGACTTTGTCGGAATTCGCATGGTCTTTTTTCAACGGCGCAGCGCTTACACGGTTGAATTCTGCCGTCGAGAGGCTCGCATCGGGATTTGCGCTTTCGGCATCTTTCGCAGGAGAGGAATGCGCGGCGGTGTTtggatgctggtggtgaggagggttCGTTTAGGGGCATGAATGACAGGGTTTCCTGGGGGGAATCGTCTTGACGGGTCATGATGGACGGGTTTTTGGCAAGATTTGCGGCATTGAGGTGAGTATGTTTGGTTTTTCTGGTTTCATGCAGTGTTTTTGGCATGAAGTTCACAATATGGACGTCGGATAAGTTGATGCAGCCAAGAATCAATCCCCACTGCGCCATAGACGCCACAACGTGGAGGGTGCATAGGCAGCGGAATTGGGATCTCGGTTTACATAGGTTTACGGTCTACGGTATGCTGGGGGGATGAATTCCGTCACTGAGGTTTATACAGTACAGTCCGTGGCAGAATGTTCTTGCACACTCCTGTGTATACACTAACACGTTGCCGTTGTCGTGTGTAATTGTATATGCGTTCGGTGCCTTTAGCTGGTCGAATGCTCCAGACTCATGCTATTCTCCTTACATGCTTGGAACTAGTCACCGCAGGTTCTAGATTCAATAATGCTCTCTCTAATAACAGCTCCAGAGAGGCTTATTGTATATCCAAAGTCGCATCATCccccccatccccatcagcTCGGTGACAGGCCACCTTCTCTTAAAATAAACCGCACACCCCTATTCTCGCTATAATTCCTCATATCTATTCGTCAAACACCTTGCCCGGGTTTAGCAGCCAACTGCAATTCATTAGCGTAGTTCACATCCAGATACAGCAACACTCACTGAGGATCTAGAGAATCCTTCAAGGCTTTCATGACTCCTAGTGTTGCGCCATCAAGCTCCTTTGCTAGGCAGTGCTAATGAGTCTCTGTTAACGGTTTTGTCACACACCAACGTCTATTTGGGGATTCTGGACCATACCTTCTTTCCAAGTCCAATACCGTGTTCACCCTTTAATCTCGATTAGAGTCAAAATCTCCCAAAATTCTCGAGTTTAAATATTACTCACCGAAACTGTTCCTTCTAATGCAATAgcatcctccaccatcaaGTTGACACAGTTCGTaactgccttcttctgctcaGGGATATTGGGGTTGTACATGATCATCTGATGAAAGTTACCGTCCCCTACATGTCCCAGGATACTGTTGAATAGTCCAAGTTTGCCCGCTCTCTCTTTAGATATCTCTGCTTTTTGTTGGCGCTGTTCGATTCATATGAATATTTTGGCCACTCACCGATCAATTCGGCCATTCTTGACAGCGGAACGGCCACATCTGTGGACCAGACTTCAGTTCCCTCAGGCCTCACTGCCAAAGATGCCCATAGTGCTTGCTTTCTGGCAGACCACAGTGCGTCCATTTGCTCAGTGGTACTGGCAAACTCGAATGAGTTGCAGTCAAAGGATTTAGCAACCTTTTGCACAGATTTTATATTGTCCTTTACAGTGGCTTCCGTTCCTGAGAATCTGCATACATTGTCAGCGGCAAGGGTGTCTCAGTTGTAAAAGTTTGGGCTTCTTTTCCTGTCCGCACTCACTTGATGAATAATGTTGGCTGTTCTCTCCATATTCTGCCTCCTGCACCTCCATTTTTGTTGATAATTTGCATCTGTACTTCATCCATAAGCTCAACAGCTGCCACGGGTATGCCAGATCGAATCATGGTAGATGCGGCATTTGCAGCCTGTCTGATGCTCTGAAATGTGACAGTGGCAACGCTATAGCTGGGCGGTACAGTTGCCAGCTTCACGGTAATCTCGGTAATGATGCCCAACGTGCCTTCGGACCCAGCAAAGATGCCGTTTAGATTGTAGCCAGCGGATGTTTTGCGGGGCCGATTACGAGTCTTAATAACTGAGCCATCTGCGAGAACTACTgtcaagttgacaacatAGTCTTTCATTGTGCCGTACCTCGTAGCGTTAGTGCCGCTGCAGTTTGTCGAGACCATACCCCCAACGAGAGCTGTCGGGCTAGGGTCTAGCGGCAGGAATAGTCCAGAATCCTTTATGTCGTTGTTAAGATTAGTCCAGTTTACGCCTGGTTGAACTACGACGTCCATGTCTTCCGGATGAAAGGCAACAATCTTGTCCATAGTAGATAGATCAATGCATATGCCAGAATAGGGAGAGCTAAAGTTGCCTTCGACACTGGACCCAGCACCATAGGGAACCATGGGCACCCTGTATTTGGTGCATATTCTAGCAATTTCTGATACTTGCTCTGTCGATTGGGGTCGGATAATGGCAACAGGTCGAACTTCCGTGTTGGACGTGGACCACTCAGAGTAGCTATGTTCATCTAGATCAAAGTCGTCTACGCTGACGGCTTCTTCGCCAAGGATTGTTCGTATTTCGTCAACCGCCTGTGTATGGTAAACACCTAGACATCGAGTTCCTATGTGATTTGTTTACTTGCGTACCTTGAGCATAGTTCTCTTATCTGCATATTTGCGTGGAGAggagccatggctgtggttTACATCTCGCCATCGCGGGCTGGTACGGGACTCGACATGGGGCCAGCCAGACTCGAAGACAGAAGCGCCAGCAATACCTCCAACTACCAGTCCGGCTGTAAGATATAAAAAGGTTCTTTGAGAAGCATGTTTGGCGGTAGAGGATGTGGAAGCCAACCGGATTGTTCCACGCTGCGGAATTGGCACCCTGAGACCACAAGCTGCCCTTTGCCTGAGCAACTGTGCAGCCAACTTCATGGTTATTTCCCTGCACCAAGAAGCTAGGCCGGGTAAAGCGGTACAAGTCTTGAGAAACGTTCCAATAGTTATGATGTGGCTTGGTAGCCGAGGGGAGAGCAGAAGCGAGAACTAAAATAGCCAGTCGATTGCTCGCATGATTCAACCCGCTCCGGCTTGTTGGAGTTCAATATTCATCCCGCAACTCTCACAGCCAGTAGGCATTCCGCGGAAGTGGCTGACTTGCCGTTCCTTCACAGGTGCAGGGTTCGGATATGTTGCAATGGGAATAGC
This window contains:
- a CDS encoding fungal zn(2)-Cys(6) binuclear cluster domain-containing protein produces the protein MTRQDDSPQETLSFMPLNEPSSPPASKHRRAFLSCERCRKRKSRCEPLDGRIQPCKRCAVEKRPCEFRQSRQAKRNSLRLLPSLSQARQGPSPESTHDNPSVTSPAYNLRQLNASQIRGLGATERVEGSPGRSQGLESPTRSPVLDARTRVVSAQLHNAADALDLLTFAATSTQEASDLNASSGTTPRLVGLSSSLKGDSTQQDGEPSNEQKIWNSFILIKKDLLSKPEAVKYLDFFFEKLWPLKPIIPRYYKNPRNYHRLIVEEPLLSICLITISSRYAVFSGAHAQIRSERLHWQSWRILQKYLQSVMWGSMSTRSMGAIASMLLLIDWHVKAINFPEDFTDAEGELVDSTSEREHIDVQNAQQRYGMASALEKLNILSPAYRSNNMSWTLLSNAIALGHERGCFDPDNSNSSIPQSESDKRRQEWRVLVCVFIYLTDESLATRLGLEPLLPEKSRRLVRDWLFAPFASAMPHSTLWESYFELSIEAKKGRDLLNSLRKSGLGVHGQNMIPDMEYLNRSLDRWRRQNQHQQDDTNSFIKACVDIEYHYVVMYSFGPASQALLSSRVKNREETSSTADIETLRQLASKANKASSNLLDVVVETLGPLNLLTYVPVRFWLFIVASSLHLLKVSSDIPFIVHTPRRKQMLYSHHMHAYAHFYVPASVKETLTANENVADGHPNIRLLRAVISAIHTSAPDDIHMAVRYAKFLGTVLRSSLQASSNAGQASAPPDGTLAAATADAGNGLPNPATSLRPTFDLEDFDFGYDFTDVCSWDFPPNFEPISDPVAWWDGSLGRHGALRFS
- a CDS encoding glycolate oxidase, subunit GlcD (similar to Coccidioides immitis RS XP_001246622.1), producing the protein MKLAAQLLRQRAACGLRVPIPQRGTIRLASTSSTAKHASQRTFLYLTAGLVVGGIAGASVFESGWPHVESRTSPRWRDVNHSHGSSPRKYADKRTMLKAVDEIRTILGEEAVSVDDFDLDEHSYSEWSTSNTEVRPVAIIRPQSTEQVSEIARICTKYRVPMVPYGAGSSVEGNFSSPYSGICIDLSTMDKIVAFHPEDMDVVVQPGVNWTNLNNDIKDSGLFLPLDPSPTALVGGMVSTNCSGTNATRYGTMKDYVVNLTVVLADGSVIKTRNRPRKTSAGYNLNGIFAGSEGTLGIITEITVKLATVPPSYSVATVTFQSIRQAANAASTMIRSGIPVAAVELMDEVQMQIINKNGGAGGRIWREQPTLFIKFSGTEATVKDNIKSVQKVAKSFDCNSFEFASTTEQMDALWSARKQALWASLAVRPEGTEVWSTDVAVPLSRMAELIEISKERAGKLGLFNSILGHVGDGNFHQMIMYNPNIPEQKKAVTNCVNLMVEDAIALEGTVSGEHGIGLGKKHCLAKELDGATLGVMKALKDSLDPHWLLNPGKVFDE